Proteins co-encoded in one Halorussus vallis genomic window:
- a CDS encoding DUF7837 family putative zinc-binding protein: MSAETKTLGRCPNCARAIPRDYLLIEYVSEGTPAKFAECPDCRDVVHPRDE, from the coding sequence ATGTCAGCCGAAACGAAGACGCTCGGACGATGCCCGAACTGCGCCAGAGCCATCCCGCGCGACTATCTTCTCATCGAGTACGTGTCGGAGGGCACGCCCGCGAAGTTCGCGGAGTGTCCCGACTGCCGGGATGTCGTCCATCCACGGGACGAGTGA
- a CDS encoding HEAT repeat domain-containing protein has protein sequence MSEDEEAADAADEETEAQTEEPETEAEADEQAADEEDTQELVSQDSIEEQLDDAEAELEAAETEADLDAVEAKLDKIEGMLEAADLPEPEDEDEDVESPREQYEARLADLRDELEAARGPYAEDVVEIVSDAGTTVEEERWTERGKAQLEETTVEFVSQVEEILDTDLAVNVTTDTDDVVAALEDAAVAIGEAGLDPDDDAETIEELLAAAEELEAGVEEAETWEDLSTREQLQAEGFFDVLDHRKDYPPEWHALKIWEKRDRVDMVLLALEKLQSNFMEEHCVEALERMGNSESLDAMKQRAQRRDKPAIHIIGKIGDEDGLDAILDYIDADPGMAKPVLKAIGEIGSEETTQDVANQLVADDASVRSQAARSLGLIGDTRAIEPLADTLADDESGEVRASAAWALNQIGTERALEAVRPYSDDRDFLVQSEAEKAVENDVETVA, from the coding sequence ATGAGCGAGGACGAGGAGGCGGCCGACGCCGCCGACGAGGAGACTGAAGCGCAGACCGAAGAGCCAGAGACCGAGGCCGAAGCCGACGAGCAGGCGGCCGACGAGGAGGACACCCAGGAGCTGGTTTCTCAGGACTCCATCGAGGAGCAGTTGGACGACGCCGAGGCCGAACTCGAGGCCGCCGAAACCGAAGCCGACCTCGACGCCGTCGAGGCCAAACTCGACAAGATAGAGGGCATGCTCGAGGCGGCCGACCTCCCCGAACCCGAGGACGAAGACGAGGACGTGGAGAGTCCGCGCGAGCAGTACGAGGCTCGCCTCGCCGACCTCCGCGACGAACTCGAAGCGGCCCGCGGTCCCTACGCCGAGGACGTCGTCGAGATCGTCTCGGACGCCGGGACCACCGTCGAAGAAGAGCGCTGGACCGAGCGGGGCAAAGCGCAACTCGAGGAGACGACCGTCGAGTTCGTCTCCCAGGTCGAGGAGATCCTCGACACCGACCTGGCGGTCAACGTCACGACGGACACCGACGACGTGGTGGCCGCGCTCGAAGACGCCGCGGTCGCGATCGGCGAGGCCGGCCTCGACCCCGACGACGACGCCGAAACCATCGAGGAACTCCTGGCGGCCGCCGAGGAACTCGAAGCGGGCGTCGAGGAAGCCGAGACGTGGGAGGACCTCTCGACCCGCGAACAGCTCCAGGCCGAGGGCTTCTTCGACGTGCTCGACCACCGCAAGGACTACCCGCCCGAGTGGCACGCGCTGAAGATTTGGGAGAAGCGCGACCGCGTCGACATGGTGTTGCTCGCGCTGGAGAAGCTCCAGTCGAACTTCATGGAGGAACATTGCGTCGAGGCGCTCGAACGGATGGGCAACTCCGAGTCGCTCGACGCGATGAAACAGCGCGCCCAGCGCCGCGACAAGCCCGCCATCCACATCATCGGCAAGATCGGCGACGAGGACGGACTCGACGCCATCCTCGACTACATCGACGCCGACCCCGGGATGGCCAAACCCGTGCTGAAGGCCATCGGCGAGATCGGCAGCGAGGAAACCACCCAGGACGTCGCCAACCAGCTCGTGGCCGACGACGCCTCCGTCCGGAGTCAGGCCGCCCGCTCGCTCGGCCTCATCGGCGACACGCGCGCCATCGAACCGCTCGCCGACACGCTCGCCGACGACGAGTCCGGCGAGGTGCGCGCCAGCGCCGCGTGGGCGCTCAACCAGATCGGCACCGAGCGCGCGCTCGAAGCGGTCCGCCCGTACAGCGACGACCGCGACTTCCTCGTCCAGTCCGAGGCCGAGAAGGCCGTCGAGAACGACGTCGAGACGGTCGCGTGA